A stretch of Pirellulales bacterium DNA encodes these proteins:
- a CDS encoding response regulator transcription factor has translation MNVLVVEDDPVIGKALRQGFVETGSECAWAKDGPRGLEMASSQQYDVIILDLMLPRLPGLEVLKKLRAQGIQSPVILLTALGSVDDRVAGLNSGADDYLVKPFAFTELMARIEAVCRRTTTRPKPVIQVRDITLDLTTRRVTRGGVEVDLTPTEFSLLELLMRYAGQVVTRKMLCEHLWQSDWEGTTNVIEVHINRLRGKLDRKFGESMIQTVRGRGYAIPAA, from the coding sequence TTGAACGTTCTAGTGGTGGAAGACGATCCCGTCATCGGCAAGGCACTGCGGCAGGGTTTTGTCGAAACCGGCAGTGAATGCGCCTGGGCCAAGGACGGACCTCGCGGCTTGGAAATGGCGAGCAGCCAGCAGTACGACGTCATCATCCTCGACTTGATGTTGCCGCGATTGCCGGGCCTCGAGGTGTTGAAGAAGTTGCGCGCGCAGGGGATCCAATCACCGGTGATCCTGCTTACCGCGCTGGGTTCGGTCGACGATCGCGTGGCAGGGCTGAATTCCGGGGCCGACGATTATCTGGTCAAGCCGTTCGCTTTCACGGAACTGATGGCGCGGATCGAGGCCGTCTGTCGCCGCACGACAACCCGACCTAAACCGGTGATTCAGGTGCGCGACATCACGCTGGACCTGACCACCCGGCGCGTCACGCGCGGCGGCGTCGAGGTCGACCTGACTCCCACCGAGTTCAGCCTGCTCGAATTGTTGATGCGATACGCTGGGCAAGTGGTCACGAGAAAAATGCTCTGCGAGCATCTGTGGCAGTCCGACTGGGAAGGCACCACGAACGTGATCGAGGTGCATATCAACCGGCTGCGCGGTAAGCTCGATCGCAAATTCGGTGAATCCATGATTCAGACCGTGCGAGGCCGCGGCTATGCGATTCCGGCGGCTTAA